The sequence below is a genomic window from Spiroplasma gladiatoris.
AAAAAACTAACAAGTAAAGTAGAAGTTATGGAAAAGTATACGTATCTCTAGTAAAGGAATGAAAAAACAAAAAGTAAATATCGAATTGTATAAAATAGCAAAAAATTACGAGCAAAAAATATAGCATTATCATGACTAATTAATCTTTTAAATATTAATCTAAAAGCTTATAATAAATGATTATCAAATGGTTCAAAAGAATATATGACCATAAGAGACACAAGTTATGACTTATTTATAAACCAAGTTTTTTACGATAAATATTCAAAATATGGAACTCATCGAAAATGAGGGCACAAAAAAAATGCACTAAAATTTGGTTTAGGTCGAAAAATGGTCTTGAGTTCTATGAAAACACAAAATCTAGTTACTGAAAATTGTGAAAAAAGTAGAAAATGAAAAGCTTATACTAAAAAAAGCAAAGATCCAATAAATACAGCTCCCAATTTATTAAAAAATCAAGAAACAAATAAAATCGAGTTTATTGCAAATAAAATGTTAGAAAAAATTTTTTTAGATATTTCGGAGTGCAAAATAAAAAACAAAAAAAATTACTTATTTGCTTATATAGATATATATTCTAGACTACCTTTAATAACATATTTTGCAAACAATCAAACAAACGAAGAACTTATTAATAGTATGAAACTTTTAGTTGATGAATATGATGTAAAAAACAGCATTATCCAAATGGATAGAGGATCACAATTTAGGAGCTTAATTATGAAAGAATTTTGTAACAATTACAATATTATTCAAAGCATGACAGATGGATATGCTTCTTGACAAAACTCGATAGTAGAAACATTTTTTAAAAGCATAAAACAAAATCATTATGTAGGTTATAAGTTTGAAGATAATGGAACTTTTATAAATTGAATGAAAGATTATATATGAAATTATTCTAATAATAGAATAATAAACAAATTAAAAAATACTCCCAAAGAAATTTTTGAGAGTAATTTGTTAAAATATATGTAGTTTGGGGTGACCCTTTATTATTCCAATTATATTTTTATATTTTAAAAAATCTTCTTTCGATTTATTATCAAAAATAATCTCAATATTTTTAAATTTCATTTCAATCTTTCCTCAAATTATTTTACATCACTTATGTTTATAGTAATTTTACATACGTTGTCCCCATACCCAAAATGTAATTCGGCAGTTAAATTATCTTCTAAGTAATCTTCTTTAAAACCTACAAAGCTTACTTTAACATCACAATATTGTTTACCCATTTGTTCAATACTAAATGAATAATAGTCTAGTTTTAAATATGTTTCTGATGAATAATATAATTTAATTTCTGAGTTAAATTTTCTATATTCTTCTGTTTTTATTTTTAAAATAAAATATTCTAATTTTGTTTTTACATTAAACACATTATTTGAAAGAGTATAATTTAGCTCTTTATCTTCTGATTCTATTTTAAAGGTATCATCATTAACATTTATGTCGTTTTTATTATACTTTTCTACTTCAAAGTATAAATTTTGCTTTAAATTTTTAGAAATAGTTTTATTGTTAATTAGAGTAAATTCATATTCATAATCTATATTAGCAAGAAAATATCGATTGCTTTTATTATAAATTCAACTGTCAATAATCATTCTATTAGTATTACTAAAGTCAATTACATCATTATTTTTAATTCCGTTTTTAAAAATTAGATAATCTTTATAGTTAGATTCAGTAAAACTTATTTTTTTAGATTTAATTTTTTTATTAAAATCAAAAGAATTATCTTCATTAACTTTTATAAGAACATTATGTTCTTTATAATTATTTAAAATATTTATTTTATTTATTGTAATAAAAACGATTGTTGGAGTAGCTACGTTGCTTGCTGTTATTTTTAAAGCAAATCTTTCATTTTCTAAAAACTTATTCAAATTATCGTCTTTAAAATATAAAGTTGATTTAAAGTTTCCATTTTTAAAATTAATATCATCAGCAAGTTCATAATTATCATACCAGTAAGTAATATTAAGATTTTCATATTTTGTATAGTTCAAAATATTAAAAATAAACTCATCACCTCAATGTAGTTCTGAATTATTATCAAAATCAGTTTCTATTTCACTTTTAAAAGTTTTATCTTTATAATTTATATACACAATAGAATCAGTTCAAGTATTATTTGCTTTAAAATAAATAGTTATATCATTATTTATAGCTTCTATACTAGAATCATATTTCAATTTAACATTAAATATGTTGTTTTTATTTGGATCAAAACCACAACTTTCAACTGCTTGTTTATTTCCATCAATTCTATAACTAATATTTTCTAACTTTTCTAAATTTAATATTTCTATAGAAATATTTTTACTATAAAAATCAGTTTCATAATTATTTTGTTTTACAACAACTTTATCAACGTATTTTAAATTTTCATATGTTTCATCAAAAAAAATATCACTATCTTCTGTAAAAACCCCGTCTTTTTTTATAATTTTTGTAGCATTAATATTAAATTTTATTTTTGAATTTGAATCGTCAATATTATTTAATTTAATTAAATAACCTTCTCTATAAGGATTTATAAAATTATTTATAAAAATATAATCACTATAAATCATAAATAATTGTTCTAGTTCATTTTTTACAGTATCAAATGATCAATAATAAATATCTTTTTTATCAAATTTATCTTTAATCATTTTTATAAGATCATTTTCAGAAATAATATCCCTTCTATTTGAACATGAAACAATTGGTATGGTAATTGATGAAGTTAATGATAAACCTCAAATCAGTTTTAATAATTTATTCATAATATCACCAATTAACTTTCTTTATAATGTATTTCAATTGTAAAACTCTCAAGATTACTATTCCCTTTATTATAAGTTAAAGAAGTTTTACCTACTTTTTTAAACTCTTCAATATTTTTTATTCCTATATCGATTGATTTTAAACTATTGTTAGGTTCTTTATCTTTTGGATAAATATTATACAAGTTAAAACGAGACTGTATAATATTATTATTTTCTACAATTAAAGAGTTAGGTTTATTAATTTTTCTAGAAAACTCACGATCAAAATAAAAACCCATTCTAACTGCATTTGTATATATATGAATAGTATTATTGTTATTATCAAAATCATAATTAAAATATTTTGGAGGACTTGAGGAAGCTTTTAAAGAAATTTGTTTTTCATAAGAAAAAATATCTAAACTTTTATCTCACTCTTTTACTGTAAAAGTCATATTATAATAATTAACTTCTTGATCAAAAATTTCACCATTAATATCAAATTTATAATTAATTAATAACGACGCTTCGAATTTATTTTCTTCACTAGCTTCTCAACCTTTTAATATTATTTGTTCATTTTTTTCATATACAACTTGACTATCATCTTTTATTGATTGTTTGTTTACAAATACAATATTTTCACGATTTAATTTATTCTTTTTTGATTCAGAAAAAGTAACTTTATCAACATTTTTATTTACAATTAATTTTGTTTCTTTTAAAGTTGAAAGATTTACTTCTTTGCTTGAAATATTTTCAAAAACATTCAATTTATTTATATTTATTGTGATTCTTTTTGGAATAAAACTAGTTGAATATAAAAGAATATTTTCAGTAGAATCTGTTAAAAGATAGTTTTCTTTTTCTTTTAAAGCATAACCACTTAATATACCTGTTTTAGAATCATAATTTAGTTTTTTCAAACTAGAATAGTTTTCATATAAAAGATTTTCTATTAAAGAAAAGTTTAATATTTTAATTTCAAATCTTTCTCCTCAATATACATTAATTTCATCAACATTTGTTTTAATAGTTTTATCTGCAGTATACATATTTTTAACAGTTATAATTTGTTTATCATTTGAGTTTGAAGCACTTAGCTCAAATTTGCTAAGTTCGGATTTATTATTTGCAACTTGTTTCATAGAAATACTAACAAAAGTATCGTCTTCATTTTCGCTATTTTCTGAAATATATCATTTATCAAATTGTTCTATATTTTCTATAGGCTTTAAATTAATACTTTCTAGTTTTAAGTAGTTTTTAATATATACTCTTGCATCATTGTATGAATCGCTGTTTGATACATCATTTGAATCTATCATTATTTTTTCGACATTTTCTAATTTTTTAAGAAAAGTAAAATCTGAATCATATGTAGAAATGCTGCTAAATGAGTAACTTGCTTCATGTTTTATTGATTTATAAAAACTTAAAGTTGTTTCAAAACTTTTATTGTTAGTTTTATTGATTTTTATATCAATTAAGATATCATCTTTATTTACATTATCATTTTGCTCAAAAAAAATATTGCTATCATTATTAGTTACTTTTATAATGTTTTTAATAATATCTTCTTTATTTAATGATCTGACTTTTTTATCTATAATTTCATTTTGTATTTTATTAATTGTATTAAAGATTTTATCATTTGAATTATAACTTGGAAATGTATTTCCACAAGCTGATATACTAGAAACAGAAATGAAAGTAAATGAATAAACATTTAAAAAAGCTAATAATTTTTTCATAGATATAATCCTTTCTTTTACTCATATAATTTTATTATATGAGTAAAAGTTATAAAACTAGTTTTGAGTTTATAAAATTAGTTTTATGTATTTTTATTTCATAAAAATAGCTCATATAGAAATTGCTAAGCTAATTACACTTAAAAAGCACGTTGCTAAATATTTCCAATTTCTTGTTCAAAAATTAATATTAATATAATCAATCCCTTTATTTGTTAAATCAACGTCTATTTCATATCAAAAAATTCTAATTACATGATCTTTTTTAATTAAAAGTTCTCTTACTAACCTGTCACTTGTACTAGATATAGAATATGTATTATTAGCTTCATATAATGAGTTAATTTTATCAATTATGTGATTTTCATCTAAATACAACACCCTTTCGATAAAAACGTATTTATTTTCAATAAAATTTTTATTATATAAAAAATTTGAAGTTTTTATACTTTTTAAAAATAAGTTAAAATTTAAGTCATATTCTTTTTCATAACTAACATAATTTTGAATAATATAATTTGAATTAAATTTATGCTGTTTATTTTGGCGTTTTCAATCTTTTTTAAGTTTTTCTAAATTTATTACTATTTTTAAGTCTACTCTACTTTCTTTTATTTTTAGTTCATTTTTACCAAGATGGTTATATAAAAACCTTTCATTATTTATTAATAAATTATTATTATTATTTGT
It includes:
- a CDS encoding DDE-type integrase/transposase/recombinase, producing MTIRDTSYDLFINQVFYDKYSKYGTHRKWGHKKNALKFGLGRKMVLSSMKTQNLVTENCEKSRKWKAYTKKSKDPINTAPNLLKNQETNKIEFIANKMLEKIFLDISECKIKNKKNYLFAYIDIYSRLPLITYFANNQTNEELINSMKLLVDEYDVKNSIIQMDRGSQFRSLIMKEFCNNYNIIQSMTDGYASWQNSIVETFFKSIKQNHYVGYKFEDNGTFINWMKDYIWNYSNNRIINKLKNTPKEIFESNLLKYM